From Triticum urartu cultivar G1812 chromosome 2, Tu2.1, whole genome shotgun sequence, a single genomic window includes:
- the LOC125541127 gene encoding probable carboxylesterase 18 has product MAGTEDARRPPALPWTVRLQFAALSLAHRPDGSVRRLLFSLGDLHAAARPRPDASGVRSADVTVDASRGLWARVFSPSSAADAPVPVVVYFHGGGFVLFSAASRPYDAFCRRLCHGLGAVVVSVNYRLAPKHRFPAAYDDAVDVLRYLDTNGLPADLAVPVDLSRCFLAGDSAGGNITHHVAQRWSAMTTTASPSSLRLAGVVLIQPFFGGEERTEAEVTLDKVGPALSMVVTDAYWREFLPEGATRDHPAARVCGERVELAEAFPPAMVVVGGLDLLKGWQTRYVEALRGKGKPVRVVEYPDAIHGFHAFPEIADSGKLVEDIKLFVDEHRPTKS; this is encoded by the coding sequence ATGGCCGGCACTGAGGACGCGCGCCGGCCGCCGGCCCTTCCGTGGACGGTACGCCTCCAGTTTGCTGCACTGTCGCTCGCGCACCGGCCGGACGGCAGCGTCCGGCGCCTCCTCTTCTCCCTGGGCGACCTCCACGCGGCGGCAAGGCCACGCCCGGACGCGTCGGGGGTCCGCTCCGCCGACGTCACCGTCGACGCCTCCCGCGGCCTCTGGGCGCGCGTCTTCTCCCCCTCGTCGGCAGCCGATGCGCCGGTCCCCGTCGTCGTCTACTTCCACGGCGGCGGCTTCGTGCTCTTCTCCGCGGCGTCCCGCCCCTACGACGCGTTCTGCCGCCGCCTCTGCCACGGGCTAGGCGCCGTCGTCGTCTCGGTGAACTACCGCCTCGCCCCCAAGCACCGGTTCCCGGCAGCGTACGACGATGCCGTGGACGTGCTCCGCTACCTCGACACGAACGGCCTCCCCGCCGACCTTGCCGTCCCCGTGGACCTCTCCAGATGCTTCCTCGCAGGCGACAGCGCCGGCGGCAACATCACGCACCACGTGGCGCAGCGCTGGTCGGCCATGACGACCACGGCGTCACCATCATCCCTACGCCTCGCCGGCGTCGTCCTGATCCAGCCGTTCTTCGGTGGCGAGGAGCGGACGGAGGCGGAGGTGACGCTCGACAAGGTGGGGCCCGCGCTGTCGATGGTGGTGACGGACGCCTACTGGAGGGAGTTCCTGCCGGAGGGCGCCACCCGGGACCACCCCGCCGCTCGCGTCTGCGGCGAGCGCGTCGAGCTCGCCGAGGCGTTCCCGCCGGCCATGGTGGTGGTCGGTGGGTTGGACCTGCTCAAGGGCTGGCAGACGCGGTACGTGGAGGCGTTGCGCGGCAAGGGGAAGCCGGTTAGGGTGGTCGAGTACCCCGATGCCATCCACGGCTTCCACGCGTTCCCGGAGATCGCCGACTCCGGCAAGCTCGTGGAGGACATCAAGCTGTTCGTCGACGAGCATCGGCCTACGAAGTCGTAG